One Thermofilum sp. genomic window carries:
- a CDS encoding biotin/lipoyl-containing protein, translating to MKKRFLVVMDGEAYEVEVEIPEGAAPLEAMLSVFQSGVVRKVEPPPSGRGVVRAPITGRVAELKVHKGATVHRGDPLVLIESMKTIVEVKSDVDGVVEDVMVEQGAAVKQGDPLLRIS from the coding sequence GTGAAGAAGCGTTTCCTCGTCGTGATGGATGGGGAAGCCTACGAGGTGGAGGTGGAGATCCCCGAGGGAGCAGCCCCCCTCGAGGCAATGCTCTCGGTGTTTCAAAGCGGCGTGGTCCGCAAGGTGGAGCCCCCTCCTTCGGGCAGAGGAGTCGTGCGCGCACCGATAACCGGTAGAGTCGCAGAGCTGAAGGTGCACAAAGGGGCGACCGTGCATAGGGGTGATCCGCTCGTCCTCATCGAGAGCATGAAAACCATCGTGGAGGTGAAATCCGACGTTGACGGCGTAGTCGAGGATGTGATGGTGGAGCAAGGCGCCGCCGTCAAGCAGGGGGATCCTCTGCTCAGGATCTCGTAG
- a CDS encoding DUF4129 domain-containing protein, which produces MRRSTVLAMTFVSAALALASGASAARIEGEVDVSTALQILGVALLAMFSIGVTLNSSYIASVLRELFRRRPYSREAEDWGRVRSALLTQVLFLILIALALLLRREAETAGVEEVGGLPGAVQQNMTEQLSNATSAMLVSSAAGAGTIEQPLTALAAVLAVIPIVAIAVAMLRYKEEVYSRAESPAEVKEVAAVALERLRAGEDLRAVICSLYEDFCRILEKRGFTVTRYMTAREIMAGANTAFPWLPKEALTTLTNLFEKARYSDHAVTSEDKLAAEEALSEISGALSREQVV; this is translated from the coding sequence ATGCGTAGATCAACCGTCTTGGCGATGACCTTCGTTTCTGCAGCTTTAGCGCTGGCGTCGGGAGCCTCCGCTGCGCGCATAGAGGGAGAGGTGGATGTCTCAACGGCTCTGCAGATTCTTGGAGTGGCTCTTCTCGCGATGTTTTCCATAGGTGTTACTCTCAACAGCAGCTACATAGCGAGCGTTTTACGCGAGCTCTTCAGAAGGCGGCCCTACTCTCGAGAAGCTGAGGATTGGGGGCGCGTGAGGAGCGCTCTGCTAACTCAGGTGCTCTTCCTGATCCTCATAGCCCTGGCGCTTCTGCTCAGAAGAGAAGCTGAGACAGCTGGCGTGGAAGAAGTGGGAGGTCTTCCCGGAGCAGTGCAGCAGAACATGACAGAGCAGCTGTCCAACGCCACCTCCGCTATGCTAGTGTCTTCAGCAGCGGGCGCCGGGACTATCGAGCAACCTCTCACAGCGTTGGCTGCAGTTCTGGCCGTGATCCCTATCGTTGCGATTGCGGTCGCCATGCTGAGGTACAAAGAGGAGGTTTACAGCCGCGCAGAGAGTCCGGCAGAGGTTAAAGAGGTGGCAGCCGTAGCGCTAGAGCGCTTAAGGGCGGGCGAGGACCTTAGGGCGGTGATATGCTCTCTATACGAAGATTTTTGCAGAATCCTCGAGAAGAGGGGCTTTACCGTGACGCGTTACATGACCGCGAGGGAGATAATGGCGGGCGCCAACACCGCTTTCCCGTGGCTACCTAAGGAAGCTCTAACCACCCTTACCAACTTGTTCGAGAAAGCCAGGTACAGCGACCACGCAGTAACCTCGGAGGATAAGCTCGCCGCGGAGGAAGCCTTATCTGAAATCTCCGGGGCGCTCTCTCGCGAGCAAGTGGTGTAA
- a CDS encoding glycosyltransferase family 2 protein, translating to MSAESLAVVTHAAQVPRVSIIIPAYRGDSRLIELAKRVLADPYPAKELVIVLDEPLASVAQQLAELQGCKLLISPVRMGKVRALNRALKESKGDILILLDDDVLIEDEGFISKIANSMKRYDLADIKKVIVGDSLLAKLVYIEYVAVNFASKLMAKYAGRTLAINGAAFAIKREVLEKLGGFPATLTEDFDLGLKCFISGCSFTYIEETHVLNFPPDSWGEWLKQRKRWAVGVADWLRRNFHAILTAVVAAPHIIIPSLLLLVPSIATFALTLALYNFSVYKALLLALLLLASAVSQVIPVATALTVNVQLLYLVTTTPLLVALAVFALWHAAASRSLGLRSRVLYYPLYLFVYQTLWLVILLAGFFRVIVFRKTSVDDWVV from the coding sequence GTGTCTGCTGAGAGCCTGGCTGTAGTTACTCACGCTGCCCAGGTGCCTCGCGTCTCGATCATTATCCCTGCTTACCGCGGCGATAGCAGGCTGATAGAGCTGGCTAAAAGGGTTCTAGCCGACCCGTACCCGGCGAAAGAGCTCGTAATCGTGCTGGACGAGCCCCTGGCTAGCGTGGCTCAGCAGCTGGCTGAGCTGCAGGGCTGCAAGCTTTTGATAAGCCCGGTGAGGATGGGGAAAGTTAGAGCGCTCAACAGAGCTCTTAAGGAGTCTAAGGGGGATATCCTCATCCTCCTCGACGATGATGTTCTCATCGAGGATGAGGGCTTTATCTCGAAGATCGCCAACTCGATGAAACGCTACGATCTAGCAGATATAAAGAAAGTTATTGTTGGTGACTCTCTTCTAGCTAAGCTCGTCTACATCGAGTACGTGGCGGTGAACTTCGCGAGCAAGCTCATGGCGAAGTACGCTGGCAGGACTTTAGCAATCAACGGCGCAGCTTTCGCGATAAAGAGAGAGGTTCTCGAGAAGCTGGGAGGTTTCCCCGCTACTCTCACGGAGGACTTCGACCTCGGCTTAAAGTGCTTTATAAGCGGCTGCAGCTTCACTTATATCGAGGAAACACACGTTTTGAACTTTCCTCCAGATAGCTGGGGGGAATGGCTCAAGCAGCGGAAGCGGTGGGCTGTCGGCGTTGCCGACTGGCTGAGAAGGAACTTCCACGCCATCCTTACGGCGGTGGTGGCTGCGCCGCACATCATCATCCCTAGCCTGCTCCTACTCGTTCCCTCTATAGCTACTTTCGCACTCACACTGGCTCTCTACAACTTCAGCGTGTACAAGGCTCTCTTGCTCGCACTCCTCTTGCTTGCTTCAGCCGTCTCCCAGGTGATCCCAGTAGCCACGGCCCTGACTGTTAACGTTCAGCTCCTGTACCTCGTGACGACAACACCCCTACTTGTAGCTCTCGCAGTCTTCGCGCTATGGCACGCAGCAGCTTCCAGAAGCCTTGGCCTCCGCTCAAGAGTGCTCTACTACCCGCTGTACCTCTTCGTCTACCAAACGCTGTGGCTGGTAATCCTGCTGGCAGGCTTCTTCAGAGTTATCGTTTTCCGAAAAACTAGCGTAGACGACTGGGTAGTGTAG
- a CDS encoding methylated-DNA--[protein]-cysteine S-methyltransferase yields MSVEVACAQTILGKLCAAVREREVLLLHTEDFLARTPLPGIAEPAAGGDLAASLLEELQEYLRGERRVFSYRPRLPEEGVSSRVFREVLRIPYGETSTYGQLARRTGLVPRAVGRILGRNPVLVLIPCHRVVGSRSLGGYALGAERKRLLLMIEGALTKFNRTL; encoded by the coding sequence GTGAGCGTTGAGGTCGCTTGCGCGCAAACAATCTTAGGTAAGCTGTGCGCAGCCGTTCGCGAGCGTGAAGTGCTCCTTCTCCACACCGAAGATTTCCTCGCGCGCACACCCTTACCTGGCATAGCGGAGCCCGCAGCGGGAGGAGATTTAGCGGCTAGCCTTCTGGAGGAACTTCAGGAGTACCTGCGCGGTGAAAGACGCGTATTCTCTTACCGGCCCAGGCTACCCGAGGAAGGGGTTTCTTCGAGAGTTTTCAGAGAAGTTCTTAGGATACCTTACGGCGAAACATCCACGTACGGGCAGCTAGCGAGGAGAACTGGTCTAGTTCCGCGAGCAGTGGGGCGGATTCTCGGGAGAAACCCCGTCCTGGTGCTGATACCCTGCCACAGAGTTGTTGGTTCGCGTAGCCTGGGCGGCTACGCTCTCGGCGCTGAGAGAAAAAGACTCCTCCTTATGATAGAAGGCGCTCTTACAAAATTTAATAGAACCCTGTGA
- a CDS encoding ArsA-related P-loop ATPase has protein sequence MRVLSFWGKGGVGKTTVSSAVAVRLAEKGYRVLLLSTDFVPSLPDVLAVDVPSAPVKVAENLYAEQLTEDSIIELWKQRFGDEVYRVASSIFPVGREVIDYVAGAPGIVEEFTLYYVYEKARAGGYDALVWDTMATGGGLRMVKIEKEFYDHLSEAAKMYLKVKGVIERIRSGAAEPLELIESWRKLAHDVLEFLKSESHIAFLVTRPMPVDYAVAVKVIRELSVAGIELKGVFLNMFDERREESREIERKLRGSIPVSSPLFRIPLFESSPRGVEELRGLLKEEVVCEVVKASKLGDC, from the coding sequence GTGAGGGTTTTAAGTTTCTGGGGGAAGGGGGGTGTTGGAAAGACCACGGTTTCAAGCGCGGTGGCTGTTAGGCTCGCAGAGAAAGGGTATAGAGTCCTTTTGCTCTCCACGGATTTCGTCCCCTCCCTCCCCGACGTGCTAGCTGTAGACGTGCCTTCAGCCCCCGTGAAAGTCGCCGAGAACCTTTACGCTGAGCAGCTGACTGAGGATAGCATAATAGAGCTGTGGAAGCAGAGGTTCGGTGACGAGGTTTACCGTGTAGCGTCCAGCATCTTTCCCGTGGGAAGGGAGGTAATCGACTACGTTGCGGGTGCGCCAGGTATCGTGGAAGAGTTTACGCTCTACTACGTTTACGAGAAAGCTAGAGCAGGTGGCTACGACGCTCTCGTGTGGGATACGATGGCGACAGGGGGAGGACTGCGTATGGTGAAGATCGAGAAAGAGTTCTACGATCACCTAAGCGAGGCGGCGAAGATGTACTTGAAGGTGAAGGGCGTTATCGAGAGGATTCGAAGCGGGGCCGCGGAACCGCTGGAGCTGATCGAATCATGGAGGAAGCTTGCCCACGACGTGCTGGAGTTTCTGAAGTCCGAGAGCCATATAGCGTTCCTCGTGACTAGACCTATGCCCGTGGACTACGCGGTAGCGGTGAAAGTTATTCGAGAGCTTTCGGTAGCCGGTATCGAGCTCAAAGGGGTATTCCTGAACATGTTTGACGAGAGAAGGGAGGAGAGCCGCGAGATAGAGAGGAAGCTGAGAGGATCAATACCGGTCTCCTCGCCTCTCTTCAGAATCCCCCTGTTTGAGAGCTCACCACGCGGTGTTGAGGAGTTGAGGGGGCTTCTCAAAGAGGAGGTGGTTTGCGAAGTTGTAAAAGCCTCGAAGCTCGGTGACTGTTAA
- a CDS encoding TldD/PmbA family protein encodes MPWQHEDIVLKAVDYALSLGAKYAEARYHRTSRSSLASRNGEVIGAEKSFSEGIGVRVLADGAMGFSSTNVLEWDSVKKAVEEAFSKARSHGRLMRSPIELSEEKVGRASYEVIEKKRPEDVGIEEKVSYCSDLWKHASAAIKTARVATLTTSIGESVEEKVIANSDGAFIRSRVPRVSVWYNVVVTLPSKGTVQRFFSHAASGGYEWFEKWNVLGYLPEDVKTFEKIILEAKAPPTDRPVDVVVGSEIVGLMVHESCGHPSEADRILGREAAQAGKSFIKPSMLGQRIGNENATVIDDPTIPGSNGFYLYDDEGVPARPRYLYKEGLINEFLHNRWTARVFKTRSNAAARAMDYASEPIIRMANTYFKPGDHTLEELIEGVRYGVYIKSYMEWNIDDERWSQRYGGLEAYLIENGELKGLVKNPVLEITTKTFYSSVDAADRNLAFYAGTCGKGEPMQGVPVWFGGPNVRLRNIQLRVIA; translated from the coding sequence ATGCCTTGGCAGCACGAAGACATAGTTTTGAAAGCAGTGGACTACGCTCTGAGTCTTGGAGCTAAGTACGCCGAAGCTAGGTACCACCGGACCTCCAGGAGCAGTCTCGCTTCCAGGAACGGTGAGGTCATAGGTGCTGAGAAGAGCTTCAGTGAAGGAATCGGAGTCAGAGTCCTAGCCGACGGGGCTATGGGCTTCTCCTCCACAAACGTGCTCGAGTGGGATTCCGTGAAGAAGGCAGTCGAGGAAGCGTTTAGCAAGGCTAGGAGCCACGGCAGGCTTATGCGCAGCCCGATAGAGCTCAGCGAGGAGAAAGTAGGTCGCGCCTCGTACGAGGTTATCGAGAAGAAGAGGCCTGAGGACGTCGGCATCGAGGAGAAGGTCAGTTACTGCTCCGACCTCTGGAAACACGCTAGCGCGGCGATTAAAACGGCGCGTGTAGCAACACTCACTACTTCGATCGGGGAGAGCGTTGAGGAGAAGGTTATCGCAAACAGCGATGGGGCTTTCATACGGAGCCGCGTTCCCCGCGTCTCCGTTTGGTACAACGTGGTGGTCACTCTACCCTCGAAAGGGACTGTTCAGAGGTTCTTCTCCCACGCTGCTTCCGGAGGTTACGAGTGGTTTGAAAAGTGGAACGTTCTCGGCTACCTTCCCGAGGATGTGAAAACCTTCGAAAAAATAATCCTAGAAGCTAAAGCACCACCCACAGATAGACCGGTGGACGTCGTCGTGGGGAGTGAGATCGTGGGTTTGATGGTTCACGAGAGCTGCGGTCACCCGAGTGAGGCTGACAGAATTCTGGGAAGAGAAGCCGCTCAAGCAGGTAAAAGCTTCATCAAGCCTAGCATGCTCGGGCAGAGGATCGGGAATGAGAACGCCACTGTGATAGACGACCCCACTATTCCAGGCAGTAACGGCTTCTACCTTTACGACGACGAGGGGGTACCGGCGCGCCCCCGCTACCTCTACAAGGAGGGGTTGATAAACGAGTTTCTGCACAACAGGTGGACGGCGCGCGTCTTCAAGACTCGCAGCAACGCTGCTGCGCGCGCGATGGACTACGCGAGCGAGCCGATAATACGGATGGCGAACACGTACTTTAAGCCTGGAGACCACACGCTCGAGGAGCTCATCGAGGGGGTAAGGTACGGCGTTTATATAAAGAGCTACATGGAGTGGAACATCGATGACGAGCGGTGGAGCCAGAGGTACGGTGGCCTAGAGGCGTACCTAATTGAGAACGGGGAGCTGAAGGGGCTGGTGAAGAACCCCGTTCTCGAGATAACTACGAAGACGTTCTACAGCAGCGTGGACGCCGCCGATAGGAACCTCGCGTTCTACGCAGGTACGTGCGGCAAGGGTGAGCCGATGCAGGGTGTCCCCGTGTGGTTCGGCGGACCTAACGTTAGATTGAGAAACATCCAGCTGAGGGTGATCGCGTAA
- a CDS encoding adenylate kinase — protein MRLVLIGPPGVGKGTYAQAISHQYRIPHISTGDIFREEVKRGSELGRAVKVYLERGLLVPDDIVIEVVKARLSREDCREGFILDGFPRTVQQAEALEAFAPPDLAINFTADDNVIVERLSGRRVCPRCGAIFHVKYMPPRFPGLCDKCGAPLIVRHDDKPEVITERLRVYREQFTPIIEFYEKRRRLVTVVANEQAPQVIPKVIALIEEWRRSRNPS, from the coding sequence ATGCGGCTCGTACTCATAGGTCCTCCTGGCGTCGGCAAAGGCACGTACGCGCAGGCGATTTCGCACCAGTACAGGATACCGCACATCTCTACCGGGGATATCTTCAGAGAGGAGGTGAAGCGGGGCAGCGAGCTCGGTAGAGCGGTTAAGGTCTACCTTGAGCGCGGCCTCCTGGTGCCCGACGATATCGTCATAGAAGTCGTTAAGGCGCGTCTATCGCGGGAGGACTGCAGGGAGGGTTTCATACTGGACGGCTTTCCCAGAACTGTGCAGCAGGCGGAAGCGCTTGAGGCCTTTGCCCCTCCCGACTTGGCGATTAACTTCACAGCGGACGATAACGTGATCGTTGAGCGGCTAAGTGGAAGGAGAGTCTGCCCGCGGTGCGGCGCCATATTCCACGTCAAGTACATGCCGCCACGCTTCCCAGGCCTCTGCGACAAGTGCGGAGCACCTCTGATCGTCAGGCACGATGACAAACCCGAAGTTATAACGGAGCGGTTGAGAGTCTACCGAGAACAGTTCACCCCCATAATCGAGTTTTACGAAAAGCGGCGGCGCCTCGTAACGGTAGTCGCGAACGAGCAAGCCCCTCAGGTGATCCCCAAAGTAATCGCACTCATCGAGGAATGGAGGAGGAGTAGGAATCCCTCCTGA
- a CDS encoding DUF58 domain-containing protein yields the protein MRARVSFPLASGVLLLSALTQKWYLSLFAAPLLLPLLAGLASREGIADALRVKRVLPSRRVNLGHELPVTLVVENVSSRTVLAEVEDRVPQSLPVSAGSPRQLVVLRPGEVKQLSYRVYAARRGRFDFGPLTVRAWDEFLTLPASRDVPEAESVVVLPPVQRLLWLPLRQSVTLPGFGDFPSKRGGEGFEFIELSEARSSSLRRVNWKATAKFEKLMVNLYAEERSASVLVVLEVPGRRLLGALTENLLEDLVAAAASITAYLHKRGHRVSLLVVGWYRDWVQPGFGKGHFLRLLSSLASVHVLPHRQVADPRDIVAKVVPFLSPTGSLVILVSPFVERQGTAVAGELERLGFRTIYVAVNPFSSLRDEEVAERLTEVWMKGVLRRLAGRSIWLWTGARGRRGIAVVRQIA from the coding sequence ATGCGCGCGAGGGTTTCTTTCCCGCTAGCTTCGGGAGTTCTACTGCTCTCTGCGTTAACCCAGAAGTGGTACTTGTCGCTGTTCGCTGCCCCCCTGCTTCTGCCCCTCTTAGCGGGGCTTGCTTCACGTGAGGGAATCGCTGATGCACTGAGAGTGAAGAGGGTTTTACCTTCTCGAAGAGTCAACCTGGGCCATGAGCTTCCGGTAACTCTAGTAGTCGAGAATGTTTCTTCTCGCACTGTGCTCGCGGAAGTAGAGGACAGAGTGCCTCAGAGCTTGCCCGTCTCCGCTGGATCGCCAAGGCAGTTGGTCGTGCTCAGGCCCGGTGAAGTGAAACAGCTCTCCTACCGGGTCTACGCCGCGAGGAGAGGTAGGTTTGACTTTGGACCCCTAACCGTGAGAGCATGGGACGAGTTCCTGACGCTCCCAGCCAGCAGGGATGTACCCGAAGCTGAAAGCGTGGTAGTTCTCCCCCCGGTTCAGCGGCTCCTCTGGCTACCCCTGAGGCAGTCCGTAACACTGCCGGGCTTCGGGGACTTCCCCTCAAAGAGGGGCGGTGAAGGGTTTGAGTTCATAGAGCTCAGCGAGGCTAGGAGTAGTAGCCTCAGGCGTGTTAACTGGAAAGCCACCGCGAAGTTCGAGAAGCTGATGGTGAACCTTTATGCTGAAGAGCGCTCTGCGAGTGTTCTCGTAGTTTTAGAGGTGCCGGGGAGACGGCTGCTGGGAGCGTTGACAGAAAACCTACTCGAGGATCTCGTAGCTGCCGCAGCCTCGATCACAGCCTACCTCCACAAGAGGGGTCACAGGGTCTCGCTGCTCGTCGTGGGCTGGTACCGGGACTGGGTGCAGCCGGGCTTCGGTAAAGGCCACTTCCTCAGGTTACTATCATCTCTAGCGAGCGTGCACGTTCTCCCCCACAGGCAGGTCGCCGACCCCAGAGATATTGTCGCTAAGGTTGTTCCCTTCCTCTCTCCCACCGGCTCTCTGGTGATCCTCGTCTCACCCTTCGTGGAACGTCAGGGAACCGCAGTGGCCGGGGAGCTGGAAAGGCTAGGCTTCCGTACTATCTACGTAGCCGTTAATCCGTTCTCGAGCCTGAGAGACGAAGAGGTTGCTGAAAGGCTAACAGAGGTGTGGATGAAGGGTGTCTTGAGGAGGCTCGCTGGGCGGAGCATCTGGCTTTGGACGGGAGCCCGAGGACGTAGAGGAATAGCGGTGGTGAGGCAGATTGCTTAG
- a CDS encoding MBL fold metallo-hydrolase — protein sequence MELNYGELTIRRLAHAAFRVSGAGRVIYIDPFRIAQAPRDGDIVVCTHDHYDHCSPEDVRKVAKPGATIIASVNCERKVRGMGFEYKLLRPGDTVAVHGVEIRAVPAYNVGKHFHPRDYHGIGVLIKHAGVTIYHAGDTDLIPEMEQLRGQVDVALLPVSGVYVMDAAEAAKAALLIQPRVAVPMHYGEIVGSERDAEAFRRALEGRVRVELL from the coding sequence GTGGAGCTTAACTACGGGGAGCTCACTATAAGGAGGCTTGCTCACGCAGCCTTCAGGGTTTCTGGCGCCGGTAGAGTAATCTACATCGATCCTTTCCGCATCGCGCAGGCGCCGCGCGACGGCGATATTGTTGTGTGCACCCACGACCACTACGACCACTGCAGCCCGGAAGACGTGCGCAAAGTTGCTAAGCCCGGTGCGACCATCATCGCCAGCGTGAACTGCGAGAGGAAGGTGAGGGGTATGGGCTTCGAGTACAAGCTACTGAGACCAGGCGACACGGTGGCTGTGCACGGTGTCGAGATTAGAGCCGTCCCGGCCTACAACGTTGGGAAGCACTTCCACCCTAGGGATTACCACGGGATAGGGGTTCTGATCAAGCACGCGGGAGTAACTATCTACCATGCAGGTGACACCGACTTAATCCCCGAGATGGAGCAGCTCCGCGGGCAAGTCGACGTAGCCCTCCTACCCGTCAGCGGAGTGTACGTGATGGACGCGGCGGAGGCTGCTAAGGCAGCTCTCCTCATCCAGCCGAGGGTAGCGGTACCTATGCACTACGGGGAGATAGTGGGCAGCGAGAGGGACGCGGAGGCTTTCCGGAGAGCGCTTGAGGGGCGAGTGCGCGTCGAGCTTCTCTAA
- a CDS encoding MoxR family ATPase — MRDYGKTFEKLFEEVGQVIVGKQRVIERLCVALLARGHVLIEDYPGMAKTLLALTFSRATDLAFKRIQFTPDLLPADITGSFIYDPTAREFKFRRGPVFANVVLADEINRAPPKTQAALLEVMMERQVTVDGQTFKVDEPFMVIATLNPIEYEGTYPLPEAQLDRFMLKVSIGYPSFEEEVEILKRRILRRQDSPQVKSVLSREEVLELQRQVEEVYVDSSILEYIVSIARKTRELREVAVGASPRGSETLMKAARALALIRGRDYVLPDDVKELAVEVLAHRLVLRAEGLAWGLSAEDLVREVVSKVEVPREYRSSERA; from the coding sequence GTGAGAGACTACGGTAAAACTTTCGAGAAGCTTTTCGAGGAAGTCGGTCAGGTCATCGTCGGGAAGCAGCGAGTTATTGAGAGACTTTGCGTTGCACTGCTAGCCAGAGGTCACGTGTTGATAGAGGATTATCCCGGCATGGCGAAAACCCTGCTAGCGCTGACCTTCTCCAGAGCCACCGACCTCGCCTTTAAGAGAATACAGTTCACGCCAGACCTCCTTCCCGCTGACATCACGGGGAGTTTCATCTACGATCCCACGGCGAGGGAATTCAAGTTTCGGAGAGGACCGGTATTCGCGAACGTTGTGCTTGCCGACGAGATCAACCGCGCGCCGCCGAAGACGCAGGCCGCCCTGCTCGAGGTCATGATGGAGAGGCAGGTTACCGTCGATGGCCAGACCTTCAAGGTGGATGAGCCTTTCATGGTTATAGCGACGCTGAACCCGATCGAGTACGAGGGAACCTACCCTCTCCCAGAAGCTCAGCTTGACAGGTTCATGCTGAAGGTGAGCATAGGGTACCCTAGCTTCGAGGAGGAAGTCGAGATACTTAAGAGGCGAATACTGAGGAGGCAGGATTCACCGCAGGTGAAGAGCGTTCTCTCCAGGGAAGAGGTCCTGGAGCTGCAGCGGCAAGTAGAGGAAGTCTACGTCGACAGCTCGATTCTCGAGTACATTGTTTCAATAGCCAGGAAAACCAGAGAGCTGAGGGAGGTTGCGGTGGGCGCCAGCCCGAGGGGTTCCGAGACGCTGATGAAAGCTGCTCGAGCGCTCGCGCTGATCAGGGGACGCGACTACGTGCTACCTGACGATGTGAAAGAGCTCGCTGTTGAGGTTCTCGCCCACAGGCTGGTTCTCCGGGCTGAAGGACTTGCTTGGGGGCTCAGCGCTGAAGACCTAGTGCGAGAGGTTGTAAGCAAGGTGGAAGTTCCGAGAGAGTACAGATCGAGTGAGAGGGCGTAA
- a CDS encoding acyl-CoA carboxylase subunit beta, translating into MSDKLARLLELRKRAEVADPAAAQKLREQGKLTAWERLNLLLDRDSFVPIGRFVLHRATAFGMESRKAYGDGVLAGLGTVDGRKVAVYAQDFTFMGGSVGEMHASKIARVIELSLKMGIPLIGLNESGGARIQEGVDSLKGYGEIFYRNVLASGVVPQIVAILGPCAGGAVYSPALADFIIMTRGSYMYITGPKVVKAAVGEDVTHESLGGAEVHASKSGVAHFVVERDEDAIRLIKKLLSYLPSNNAEDPPFLDTGDDPLREDAQLDSVVPDDPVKPYDVREVISRVFDAGSFLEVHVHFAPSAVVGFARLGGFPVCVVANQPAYMAGSLDIDSSDKISRFVTFCDAFNFPVITFVDVPGFLPGTVQEHGGVIRHGAKIIYAYSDATVPKLTVILRKAYGGAYIAMGSKHLGADYVVAWPSAEIAVMGPEAAIEIIYRRELEKAPNPEELVKQFAEKYRADIASPYYAASRGYVDDVIQPRETRPCLYRALLHLLDKREKLPRPPRKHGVPPA; encoded by the coding sequence ATGAGCGATAAGCTAGCGCGTCTACTTGAGCTCAGGAAGAGAGCTGAGGTTGCCGACCCAGCCGCTGCGCAGAAGCTGCGAGAGCAGGGTAAGCTCACGGCGTGGGAAAGGCTCAACCTGCTTCTCGATAGGGACTCCTTCGTTCCGATAGGGCGCTTCGTCCTGCACAGGGCTACGGCATTCGGCATGGAGTCTAGGAAAGCTTACGGGGACGGCGTGCTAGCTGGTCTTGGGACGGTTGACGGCAGAAAAGTGGCCGTGTACGCCCAGGATTTCACGTTCATGGGAGGTAGCGTAGGCGAAATGCACGCCTCTAAGATAGCTAGAGTGATCGAGCTCTCGCTGAAGATGGGCATCCCGCTGATTGGCCTCAATGAGTCGGGCGGTGCGAGGATACAGGAGGGTGTAGACTCCCTCAAGGGCTACGGCGAGATATTCTACAGGAACGTGCTCGCGAGCGGAGTGGTTCCTCAGATCGTCGCCATTCTCGGGCCCTGCGCCGGCGGCGCGGTTTACTCTCCGGCGCTGGCCGACTTCATAATCATGACTAGAGGCAGCTACATGTACATCACAGGCCCTAAGGTGGTGAAAGCCGCTGTCGGCGAGGACGTTACTCATGAGAGTCTCGGAGGAGCCGAGGTTCACGCCTCGAAGAGCGGGGTGGCGCACTTCGTCGTCGAGAGGGACGAGGATGCTATCCGCCTGATCAAGAAGCTTTTGAGCTACCTGCCCAGCAACAACGCTGAAGACCCACCCTTCCTTGACACCGGCGATGACCCGCTCCGGGAGGACGCGCAGCTGGACAGCGTGGTCCCCGACGACCCGGTGAAGCCTTACGACGTCCGCGAGGTCATCTCTAGAGTATTCGACGCGGGCTCTTTCCTCGAAGTGCACGTCCACTTCGCTCCCAGTGCGGTTGTAGGGTTCGCGCGGCTCGGAGGTTTCCCGGTCTGTGTAGTGGCTAACCAGCCGGCTTACATGGCTGGAAGCCTCGACATCGACTCGTCCGACAAGATTTCCAGGTTCGTGACCTTCTGCGACGCGTTCAACTTCCCAGTGATAACGTTCGTGGACGTACCTGGTTTCTTGCCGGGCACTGTCCAGGAGCACGGCGGAGTGATACGCCACGGTGCCAAGATCATATACGCCTACTCCGACGCCACCGTCCCCAAGCTCACCGTGATTCTGAGGAAAGCTTACGGCGGCGCTTACATCGCGATGGGCAGCAAGCACCTTGGCGCTGACTACGTCGTCGCGTGGCCCTCCGCCGAGATCGCGGTAATGGGACCGGAAGCAGCGATCGAGATAATCTACAGGAGGGAGCTCGAGAAGGCGCCTAACCCAGAAGAGTTGGTGAAGCAGTTCGCCGAGAAGTACAGAGCCGATATTGCGAGCCCGTACTACGCGGCTTCGAGGGGCTACGTCGACGACGTTATACAGCCTCGCGAGACCAGGCCCTGCCTCTACAGGGCTCTGCTGCACTTGCTTGACAAGAGGGAGAAGCTCCCGCGCCCCCCGAGAAAGCACGGCGTCCCTCCGGCATAG